A region from the Pelagovum pacificum genome encodes:
- a CDS encoding DedA family protein, translating into MFDWITNIIDAVGPVGVALLMFLENVFPPIPSELIMPLAGFNAQQGDMSFIGVLLAGIVGSVAGAALWYWIGAAIGMRRLKKLARNHGRWLTLTPSELERSADWFSRHGGEAVFFGRLIPTVRTFISVPAGVAGMPVPKFLIYSLIGTAIWTALLAAAGYLLGSQYDLVEAWLNPVSTGVVLLIVALYLYRVATFGKRLRRETE; encoded by the coding sequence ATGTTCGACTGGATCACAAACATCATCGACGCGGTCGGCCCGGTCGGGGTCGCCCTTTTGATGTTCCTCGAGAACGTCTTCCCGCCCATTCCTTCGGAACTCATCATGCCGCTCGCGGGATTCAACGCACAGCAGGGCGACATGTCCTTCATCGGCGTCCTACTCGCCGGGATCGTCGGGTCGGTCGCCGGGGCCGCCCTCTGGTACTGGATCGGCGCAGCCATCGGGATGAGGCGGCTGAAGAAGCTCGCCCGCAATCATGGCCGCTGGCTGACCCTGACCCCCAGCGAGCTTGAACGCTCTGCCGACTGGTTCAGCCGGCACGGCGGCGAAGCCGTCTTCTTCGGCCGCCTGATTCCGACGGTGCGCACCTTCATCTCGGTCCCCGCCGGCGTTGCCGGCATGCCGGTGCCGAAGTTCCTGATCTACAGCCTGATCGGCACCGCGATCTGGACAGCGTTGCTTGCCGCGGCGGGCTATCTGCTCGGCAGCCAGTACGACCTTGTCGAGGCCTGGCTCAATCCGGTCTCCACCGGCGTCGTCCTGTTGATCGTCGCGCTGTACCTCTACCGGGTCGCGACCTTCGGCAAACGCCTGCGCCGCGAGACTGAGTAG
- the rplT gene encoding 50S ribosomal protein L20, producing the protein MRVKGGTVTHRRHKKVLDSAKGYYGRRSTTFKVAKQAVDKANQYATRDRHNKKRNFRSLWIQRINAAVRSHDESLTYSKFINGLGLAGIEVDRKVLADLAVNEPEAFGTIVEKAKAALPA; encoded by the coding sequence ATGCGAGTCAAAGGCGGAACCGTCACCCATCGTCGTCACAAGAAGGTCCTCGATTCGGCCAAAGGCTACTACGGCCGCCGGTCCACGACCTTCAAGGTTGCCAAGCAGGCCGTCGACAAGGCCAACCAGTACGCAACCCGTGACCGTCACAACAAGAAGCGCAACTTCCGTTCGCTCTGGATCCAGCGGATCAACGCTGCTGTCCGGTCGCACGACGAGTCGCTGACCTATTCGAAGTTCATCAACGGGCTCGGCCTTGCCGGGATCGAAGTCGACCGCAAGGTGCTGGCCGACCTCGCCGTGAACGAACCCGAAGCGTTCGGCACGATCGTCGAAAAGGCGAAAGCCGCGCTGCCGGCCTGA